In Primulina huaijiensis isolate GDHJ02 chromosome 4, ASM1229523v2, whole genome shotgun sequence, the DNA window ATCAATGATTTTCCTGCATATGGGAACATGTCTGGATGCGTTGTGAAATGATAGCATGCATGTCCTATTTGTGCAGAAGAAACATATTCGACAAGGTTGAAACATTGTAGAAAAATGTCATATACATGCCATAAAAGGTTTCTACCTTTAAGTCATCCTTATCGAAGGCAAAAGAAGGCATTTAATGGGAAGCAATAATTTAATCTCGAACCAAAACCATTGAGTGGCAatgaaattttagaaagagttcAAAGAATTAATTATCATTGTGGAAAATTCAGCGGAAAGCTTCAGTCAAAGAACGATGACGGGATAACATGCTGGAAAAAGAAATCGATATTCTTTGAACTTGAGTATTGGAAAGATCTACATGTTGGACATGTTTTTGATGTGATGCACATTGAAAAAAATGTTTGTGAAAGTCTCATCGGTACATTACTTGATGTTCCAGGAAAAACAAAGGATGGAGTAGCATCAAGATTAGATCTTCTGGAAATGAATTTAAGGACTGAATTGGCACCAAGTATTGGGGAGAAGAAAACATTTTTGCCAGCAGCATGTTACACACTAAGTAAGGATGAGAAAAGAAGTATTTGCAAATCTTTGTCGGGAGTAAAGGTACCTGTAGGTTACTCATCAAATGTTAGAAACCTTGTGTCGATGAAGGATTTGAAACTTGTTGGCCTGAAGTCACACGACTAACACACTTTAATGCAACAATTGCTTCCAGTGGCCATCCGCAGTGTCTTGCCAAAACATGTCAGAGATACTATAACCCGGTTGTGTTTCTTCTTCAATGTGTTGTATAGTAAAGTGGTAGACGTCTTAAAGTTGGATGACTTGCAAAGAGTGATTGTGTTGATATTGTGTTCACTTGAAAAGTACTTTCCCCCTTCATTTTTTGATATAATGATTCATTTAACTGTTCATCTTGTCCGGGAGGTCAAATTGTGTGGACCGGTTTGGTATAGGCACATGTACCCATTTGAAAGATTCATGAAGATTTTGAAAGGTTATGTGCGCAATCGTAATCGACCTGAAGGGTGTATAGCCGAATGTTACATTGCTGAAGAGGTTGTCGAATTTTGCTCAGATTATCTATCTAATGTCCACACAATTTGGATACCATCAAGGCATCGAGAAGTAGAACTTACTAAGCCTTTATCGGGAGGAGTTGTGCACTTCACTAGTCATGATGAGCTTCAACAAGCACATCTTTATGTATTGACaaatgatgttgagattgatcGTTATGTGGAGTAAGATCTCCAACCTATCAATTCTTTCATGCACTTTGCATACATTCTATTGGTTTatctattaaaaaattatttcattagGGAACACATGGTGGATTTGAAATAAAGATTTACTCATAAAGCCAAGTCCAAAAAGTTGTTACAAGATGAGCATAACCGAAGGTTTACTAACTGGTTGCGTGATACTGTAAGTTCCAAAATACTAGATATTAACATGCATACAACTCTTGGTATCTTACATAAATCTAAATTTATGGCATTCTGAAATATAGGTTGCACATTTAGTTGACCGTTCCACCCATCAAATATCAGAAAGATTGAAGTGGTTGGCACATGGACCTAGCAACAAAGTGTTAAAGTATTCTAGTTATCTGATTGATGAGGTTACATATGCTACAAAAGAACGTGATGATATACGAGTTACTCAAAACTTTGGAGTAAGCTTAGTCGCAAAGACAATGCAAGTTGCCAGTGCCAAGGATAAAAACCCAATTGTTTCAGACATGGTTTTTTATGGAGTTATTGAATAAATATGGGAACTCGATTACCACAAATTTCAAATTCCTATGTTCAAATGTAATTGGGTGGACAATAATAATGGTATTAAAGTAGATGATCTTTGTTTCACATTGGTAAATTTGAGAAGAATTGGATTCAAATCCGACTCTTTTATCTTGGGAAGACAAGCAAAGCAAGTATTTTACATTGAAGATCCTGAATGGAGTATTGTACTTGCAACTCCTACTAGAGAGTCATTTGAACACGTTGATGATGATGAATTGGAAGACACTTTAATTGACTATCAATCTTTTACCAGAGGGTTACCATCAATTAGTGTTGACAGAGCATATGACAATAAACTATCATGGCTTCGTGAAGATTTTGATGGGACTTGGGTCGACAATGTTTAACTGAAGATATTTTACTTTTGAAGATGTATTTGTAGACAATATTGATATGTATTTTGCTTTTGAGTAGGAGTTTGTAGACAATATTGAagttatactttttttttatctttgtatCTGTTCAATTTCTATTGAAGATGAATTTCTTATCCtattttttgttgtatatattgtgtatttatttctatattgatatgtttttttcaattttttgttgaaCATGTTAAATCTGGATTCTATGACATATTTTAGAAAGCTTAAAATTGGGTCTCATGATGATGATACAATTCATGAATCGAGCAAGAGATTAGGacatcactacaacaaaaatggcttttcgcagcgcgcaaattcgcttttcgcagcgcacattgcacaCTACAAagttgcaagctgttgaaagttcaagattatccgcggcgtgcataagcacgccgttaatacaaaCTATTATTCGCGGCGCACCTACGCGCGCTGTTGATAGTCAtagcataaccgtcgctaattagcgacggttttaacattccatcgctaaaattagcgacagattttattAGGAATATTTTAAAAGCCTGTCGCTACATTGCGACGGTGTAACAAAAATCCCGTCGCTAAattctgtcgctaattagcgacagaattaaaataaaatccgtcgctaatcttgttattacaataaaaaaaattacgtttataatttaataaatcttaaaaaaaaagtacaatatattaacaatattcatcttaactaacacttaaaaatttacaaaaaattgaaacaaaaaaacgtatcttaaatcgaaattttaaaaaaaattgaaacaaaaaaacgtaccttaaatcgaaatataaattgcttgagagagaaaaattttaagtgttatgaagtggagTGGAAGGATATGGTTCGACTGGTGATATTTAAAGACAATTTGCGAAGATTTTGGTTTTAGCGTCgcttttagcaacggtttttgtggggacccggacgctaatcatgttcttaatcgtcattgggactaattaatcaattataataaacagggtctaaatttttttttttaaatgcggaacgtaatggaatcactctactatacatatcagtataaaagtaaagtacaagtcttgtaatatatacaatcatttacaaactaaggttcaactactaaatatcaagtgttcaaccctatctcagatcaagtccgtagtctccactctaatcacgatctctctcttcatctcctcgaccctgaacctgtcccacctgttgtcatgcacacatacaaacacgacaacagccagataactccggtgagaataaatcccagtataaatcaacgaaacatgcaatcatataattaatataaagcatgaagcagatatcagatatatatcaaaatctgaaacataaaaaatatcaactatcaatcatactcgtgactccacgactcagactagactcaatcctagtctagggatctcggtttccagacgttggtattcttatatcgaccaacagtaatagaaggaactccgattctatccacgtcgatataaccaaacatccagtgtcttgacctatccgtcacagactgtggcactatcgccaatacactatcttgtgacatcgtgccatgtgcccgtggcgatcccgccactatcaggtacttctatCACAAGATCACTCCTCtcatattcgtctaacacatgctctctatacatcaatagaacaagaatatcaaatcaaatcaatgcaaataataacaaatagtatgtgatttagggaaacacaagtatatcctacttgtgtcgatctcccaataccacattgacttatacctttcgtttgtagtctcggtatgaagaaacggaagttctgaactcaagattgtctctgtaaatttGAAAGgatatatcgagaataataatatcacccgtccattctcaattcaatactgaatctgatcaatctgaatttaattcaaaatcaacggcataacgatacaatctcaatatccccgtcaactcaaacagcaatagatatcaattacaaatcatgaccaatatccaatataatccataatccaaccataatccaaatttgtccaataccactcaatatactctgaaaaatcataacaatttcataatcaagatgtttcttaatctgatttcgattctacgatggttaacatatcaataacatcatatatcaatcatatctgattctgacaatatcataatttcaaatcatgtcaaaacgtaacaaaacttacgtccagttggagcctgcgtcgataagaacacagtactgaagtcgaaTTCAAAACGTTAAagtatctttttttaaaaaaaaaaaataagtccACCATTAAGTATTTgacgaataaaaaaaaatttgatatgtgtAATTCTTCACTTGAGTAGGAACTAAGTGATCAACAaaaggaaagaaggaagaaGAATATATACCCTTATCGCCTTGCTCGTAAGGGATATGCACGATTTGCtgaagaaataatatatttcaacaATTGTGCCGTTCAAGAAGTGACTATTTCTTTCCTTCGCGTGAATACTTGTAACATGGGTGGCTGTTTTTTTTCCTAGCATGTGATATATATCATTGCATTTGCttttttttcaacatttaaCTTATTTGACAAATATCATTTGATTGTTCTTGTATGTAGGCAAGTGAATTGTGTGACGATGATGATATCAACAGAGCtattatttggaaaaaaggGCGATTGAATAAAGAAAGAGATTTTGATGGCCAGGAGTTGCAAATAACAGTAGAAAAGATTGTGAGCaaactaataaaaaattattttattttaatgaaaccttttgaaataattaatattttcaagtgGATGACAGGATGATTACATACAACAAAAGCGTGAGGGAAAACTTCAAATAACAGGGACAAAAAAGGATATTCTCACGAAAGCACTCAATTCAGATGAACATGGTGGACGTGTGAGAGCTGTTGGAGGTCACATCACCCCAACATTATATTTCAATGTTGGTAGAAGTTGGAAGACTGAGGATGTTGACAGAGAGCTAATGATTGAGCAAAAAAAAGAGTTGATAGAGGCTAGAAAATTAATTCAAGAGCAAGATACACGCATTCAAAAACTTGAAGCAATTGTATACAAAAAAAGAGCATGGGACAGTGAGATTCATGACAAAGGAAGTTGCTCGATTCAATTGCATCAAGtgaatgaaaatgaaatgaaaatcgACAAGTTTTTCCCCAGTTATGAAGATTTGAATGATGTTGAAATGAAAGTTGTGGAAAAATATGTTGCTTTACAGGTATataatttgttgttgttatatagtacttaatattttttaactaaagAGTTAGTACAATTCATTGACCTAACTATTTATCTTTTAGGGGAAACAGGTTATTTTGACATTGGATTCTAGCGCAGACATTGTTGCATATGGAACAGTTGTCGAGGTCAATGGAGCTAATAACTTGCTTCATGGTGTTCCATTACCTCAAAATTGCATGCGTGTATCCATTGATGAAGCAATGCAAAAAACGGCCCTTTTGCCATTTCCGATTCCCAATGAATGTGAAAATGTTGGTGATGCCATAGGAACACATGTGGCTTGGCCAAATCATTTGATAATGCTACGACAAGAGGTACAGGTATGCTTATATTTCAAAGTAAATGTCTGTCAAATTCTCCAGTATTGCACCTATCTAACATGTTTACAATACAATTATCAGAAGCGTCAAAGGAACAAAACTGTCAGTGTCGAAAGAAACCAGACTTTGTCATCTAATGTGCGAAGAGCAGTGCGCATGGTGTATTGTTATTGTAAGATAGCCCTTGAAAATGGAAGGAGATTAGCATTTCTTTTAGATCATGAAGTATTTGCAGATGATTATGAAGTTAACTTGCACTTTGAGGACATCAGCCCTTTGTATCACTTGGAACCAATTTCAGGAAATTGTGTAGTTGTCTACATTTGGTAAGTCTTCGATTAACTTAAAGTTTGTTTGTTCTTTTCttacattattatattatataagatGCATATAATTTGTTAGTTTAGTATGTTGTGtagttttgattttctttaCTTGAAATGACAGGCATCTTTATAAAAAGATGgtgaaagaaaacaagatagaCAAATTCAGATTCGTTAATCCACACAGCATCCCAAATTTGCAACATAATGCACACGACAAAACAGGTAAAACTGAAAGGTTGAACAAGAGGGCGAGTTCTTTAGCGGATAGGCTAAGTGGTGCAGCAATGAATCAAATTGTTTTGGTTCCAAGTTGTTCTGGGTAAGTAAGATcctaatataattttcaattgttttttttagtgaattGCATACGCTTATTATGTTCACGTGTAGTTTTCATTGGACTTTCACTATCATCGAGCCTTATAAGGAGATTGTTTATTTGGTGGATTCCTTAAGTCATCGCATTCGTGGTGAGGATTGGAAATATGTTGTGGAAATGTGAGTTCATATTCCATTTTAATGATGCATTTCATTTAATGAATAAACACTCATATATCAACTATGGTCAATGTTAATGAAGGGCGTTGACATTGTTTAACTCAACTaaagaaaggaaaagaaaaaaacgtGTACAATGGGAAGTCATAAAGGTATGTGTATTTCTCATTCAAGCTAATTTTTTAATGTGTAAATTTGTCATTAACAATTTGACATTTTTTAACATAGGCTCCTAAGCAACCGGATGTAAAACAATGTGGTTATTACGTGATGAGATTCATGAGGCAGATTACTGAAGAAGTTGCAACTTTTGAGGGGGATTCACTACGATCTATAGTAATATTATCTtgcttatataaaataattacaagTTATGTAGCTACTTatcattttgaaaattcattaagttgtgtttttttaataatatacttTTTGTGTGTGTTCATAGTTCACAAAAACGGAGTATTCCATGGAAGAACTTGATGAGATTCGCAATGAGCTAGCCGAATGCATACAGGATCATATTTATGAATAGGTAGGAgatgtgattttttttgttgcacGTTTGTTGGTTCATGACATGTAGATCTCTTCATGGCTTTCGGGATATGTTGACAGAATGTGATAATTTTGGGTGATAGGTGTGATGTATGGTCTGGCTGTGTAGGTGATAGGTGTGGTGTATGGtcgtatttaaatttatttcgaatatatattgttgttgtgtgtttttaaattttctgtTATATCCTACTTGTGGGGAGGTTATGCtaaaatttttctaggccctgatTAAAATTATGTGGTTTTTATTTTCACTGGCACTGTAATGATGTTTCGGAAGATGCACGGGCAGAGAAAATCATTCCAACAAGCTACAGAAGATATTTTGGAGTTGATATGTGGAAGTCTTGGTTGTagggtatttttatttttgtgaacTTGACTAAAAGTTTTTGGAATATGGTTACAtactttttttaattgtttgtttGGTAAATTACAAGTCTATGAATGACATATTTCCgttgtaattcatgcatgtagTTCTTGATCAAGTATATATGTTGATGtttgaattgattttatataaGGGTTTAActgatatattattttacatccaatttttttaattaattaatttatttatttatggtttaaatatattattatatataagaaaacagttttaaaatgatgtaaatcaaatctaaagacaacagttttaaaatgatgtAAATCAAATCAAAAGACAACAGATTTAAAATGTTGTAAAACTGTTGTATATTGCAGCGAAAGACATCGGTTTAAAAACATTGATTAACTGTAGTCGAATAcgataaaagacaacggttaaaaaccgttgtcgttgttataagacaacggtttttaagaGCTACGACAACGATTTATCAACGTTGTCTTTATACatctacaacaacggtttattaccgttgtctatgagcgcaCCTTTAAACCACAaggcttttaacaacggttttacagacctacaacaacggtttttcaccgttgtatTTCAGCACACTTTTTAACCACAGGGATTTTAACAACGGTTGTAGAAGACCTACGACAAGGGTGTTTAACCGTTGTTATTGGCCttttacgacaacggtttttcacagtTGTATTTGAGCGCAACTTATAACCACAaggcctttaacaacggttttaaatgACCAACGACAACGGGTTTccaccgttgtctttggccttttttcttgtagtgtagtCGAGCCTTTTCGCCCCATGCACCCTAGCCGAGTCATACAAATCAAGAAAAACCCAAAAAACTCTTGGCTTCTCTCCACACCTGAATCCCACAGTTTCGAGCTTGTTTTACctttaattttatcatattttaaccCTAATTCATTCATATAACATCCTACGTTTGCAGCGTACTCGATGGATTCAAAACGTTTTTCATATAAACGTAAAAACaacgtatttttgaaaataaacgttcCACCATAAATACATTCAAAcactcatatttttcatgcataaacaattaaagtATGAACAATATGATTCGTATGATGTTATAAAAGATTTATAAAACGTGCATTTgcatttaaaacgctcgaatgcTCAATCGTCGGCGAGGGTGCAaagttggacgaccggacgatgaagaacacaagcttttcttcCCAACCTTAAATCTCAAAAATCCTAGTGTGTTTGAGTGTGTTTTTTGGCTGAAACATGTAAATTATGGGGTGGAAGAAGCCCTAGgttcttatttatagatttaatcaCATGCTagtgggctttggttttgggattggaagcttaagggtaattgggccttctttaaataattaaattgggcccaataaaacttatttaattaaaacataacattttataaaataagttttcacaaaataatatttttgatcttttaaaaacttcttgtttgcccaaaacagGCTTTccgagaaaaatcgagctcgactcgtaaaataattcgaactccaaaatttttaggaaaattaaatcttttttaatcatattaggtagccttgaaaatatttattgaagaataaatattcttgtcttggtcgtctccgTTGTCCTTTCCCCAgcatattatcgaatattcgggtaaaatcttttaatttcatgaaaacatgtcacattatcatttaatcaagcaatcatacatttaatcatataataaatatcacgcttgcatttaaaatcaattaaataaaacaattaagaaattaaaacaatttgcattcatgtggtttacgtaggttggtttttcggacgttacatttCCAGACGCGTTATGAGCACTATGAGATTATGGTGATGACATTCGGTTTGACGAA includes these proteins:
- the LOC140975838 gene encoding uncharacterized protein, which encodes MIEQKKELIEARKLIQEQDTRIQKLEAIVYKKRAWDSEIHDKGSCSIQLHQVNENEMKIDKFFPSYEDLNDVEMKVVEKYVALQGKQVILTLDSSADIVAYGTVVEVNGANNLLHGVPLPQNCMRVSIDEAMQKTALLPFPIPNECENVGDAIGTHVAWPNHLIMLRQEKRQRNKTVSVERNQTLSSNVRRAVRMVYCYCKIALENGRRLAFLLDHEVFADDYEVNLHFEDISPLYHLEPISGNCVVVYIWHLYKKMVKENKIDKFRFVNPHSIPNLQHNAHDKTGKTERLNKRASSLADRLSGAAMNQIVLVPSCSG